The uncultured Hyphomonas sp. genome includes a region encoding these proteins:
- the hisI gene encoding phosphoribosyl-AMP cyclohydrolase, producing the protein MTLFSPPLSGSAQDETPDLRPKFNSDGLVAAIAQDADTGDVLMLAWMNAEALAATLETRRATYWSRSRGELWVKGETSGHVQEVVEVRIDCDQDAVLLKVRQTGGACHTGRASCFYRIVPFDGTALSHDPDMG; encoded by the coding sequence ATGACACTATTTTCGCCCCCCCTTTCCGGCAGCGCGCAGGACGAGACACCCGACCTGCGCCCGAAGTTCAATTCCGACGGGCTTGTCGCCGCCATCGCGCAGGACGCCGACACCGGTGATGTGCTGATGCTGGCCTGGATGAATGCCGAGGCGCTTGCCGCCACACTGGAGACCCGCCGGGCGACCTACTGGTCCCGTTCACGCGGTGAATTGTGGGTGAAGGGCGAAACCTCCGGCCATGTTCAGGAGGTCGTGGAGGTGCGGATCGACTGCGACCAGGACGCCGTCCTCCTGAAGGTCAGGCAGACCGGCGGCGCCTGTCACACCGGCAGGGCGAGTTGCTTCTACCGCATAGTCCCTTTTGACGGGACTGCGCTTTCGCACGATCCGGACATGGGGTAG
- a CDS encoding N-acyl homoserine lactonase family protein, with product MRLFHALLATTAFTLAPACAPNAAPADTPAEPAAEVVAEAEAPAPLTVNVLDCGTIHVTDLDAFSSAGDYAGQSDTFTDACFLINHPDGRLIWDLGLPGMLAGAGEQTVGGIFEVTLDKTITEQLADLGLTADDIDYVSLSHDHFDHIGQVEQVQGATWIVQEDEYNDMFPPEGTERATDPQIAAMWAAFGPMEAKTISGDHDVFGDGSVKILEMPGHTPGHSVLLLDMPESGPVLLAGDMYHRKESRELRRVPRFNWSEPVTLESMDKFEALAAELDAKVVLQHEPDDIEPLGGVIR from the coding sequence ATGCGCCTGTTCCACGCGCTGCTCGCCACAACTGCGTTCACGCTTGCCCCGGCCTGTGCGCCGAATGCGGCCCCGGCTGATACGCCGGCAGAACCTGCCGCCGAAGTGGTTGCGGAAGCCGAAGCGCCAGCCCCGCTGACCGTGAATGTGCTGGATTGCGGCACGATCCACGTTACCGATCTCGATGCCTTCTCCAGCGCCGGGGATTATGCGGGCCAGTCCGACACATTCACCGATGCCTGCTTCCTGATCAATCATCCGGATGGCCGCCTGATCTGGGATCTCGGCCTGCCGGGCATGCTGGCCGGCGCCGGGGAGCAGACTGTCGGCGGCATTTTCGAAGTCACGCTGGACAAGACGATCACCGAACAGCTCGCAGATCTTGGCCTGACGGCGGACGACATAGATTATGTGTCCCTTTCTCACGACCATTTCGATCATATCGGCCAGGTCGAACAGGTGCAGGGCGCAACCTGGATCGTTCAGGAAGACGAATATAACGACATGTTCCCGCCGGAAGGCACGGAGCGTGCGACCGACCCGCAGATCGCAGCCATGTGGGCCGCCTTCGGTCCGATGGAAGCAAAGACGATTTCCGGCGACCATGACGTCTTCGGCGACGGCAGTGTGAAGATCCTCGAAATGCCGGGCCATACGCCGGGTCATTCCGTGCTGCTGCTGGACATGCCGGAAAGCGGCCCGGTCCTGCTGGCGGGCGACATGTATCACCGCAAGGAAAGCCGCGAACTCCGCCGGGTGCCGCGCTTTAACTGGAGCGAGCCGGTGACGCTGGAATCGATGGACAAGTTCGAAGCGCTTGCAGCAGAGCTGGATGCGAAAGTCGTCCTGCAACATGAACCGGATGATATCGAGCCGCTCGGCGGCGTGATCCGGTAG